DNA sequence from the Oligoflexus sp. genome:
GAAACACGCGCATATACTCGTCCTCTTTCTCATGGCCGCCTGCGGGGCTCAAAAGCCCAAGACGGAATCCGTGCCGAAGGCGGCAGCCCAGGCCCCGATCGGAGCCGCCGGGATTGATTACGCGGCGCTTTACTGTGCGAATGCGGTGAAGCTGAAACTCAGGACGGATATCACGACGGAAATCGACCTGATCTGCAAGGACGGCAAGCCCACGGAGCTGATGCAGGAATATCGGACCCGGGCCTTGGCTCAAGAACCGGGGAAGATCGACATCAAATTCCTGCAGCAGAAAAGCACCGAGGAAACCGATCGCTCGGAATTTACCGTGATCTGGGCCTTTCATGTGCCCATCCGGCCCTTCATAGTGAAAGCGCGTCCGCTTTATGATTACATAGCGAAAGGCTATCAGAACGCGGATGTGAGCTTTGCGGTGAAAGCCAACCGCCTCATGGATGCGCCTTTGGATTCGGGCCTTCATCTTTGGACGACGGAGATGGACTACGCCCTGCGCGTGAACGCTCTGCCTTCCCTTGCGATTACCAATGATCGCAAAACGCAGTATAACCTTTACCAGGTTTTGTCCGGTAATGAGGAGATGGGAATGGGTGTGGAGCATCTGGTGGCTTCACCTGATCAGACCTATAAGGTTTCAAACCTGGTGAATTTTTCGTTCAATGATGGGGATGGATATAACGATGGGAAGGGCGGAACGATTGTGATCAATATCCTTCGCTTCGACTTCAATAACCAGGGTTTCCCCAATACTGCGATTGAGACCATGACTTCTGTGGCCCAGGCCCTCGCTAACAATATGTACGAGGGTCTGAAACAGTAGACTCTGCTATTTCCCTATCAACCCAGGGATGCTGCGGTTGATAGGGTTTTTCTTTTTTCCATCACTTCGTCAGCTGCGCGTCCAAGGTGATCTTGGCATTCAGGAGTTTGGAGACCGGGCAATTGGCCTTCGCATCGGCGGCCAGTTCTTTGAATTTCTGCTCGGTGATTTCAGGAATGGAGGCTTCCAAAGTCAGCCTTGATTCCTTGATCGTGAATCCACTGCCTTCCTTATCCATGGCAATGACCGCTTTGGTTTTTAATTCACGGGCCTGAAATCCGGCTTCCGCCAGCTTAAAGGCCAGCGCCATCGAAAAGCAGCCGGCATGGGCGGCCGCGATCAGTTCCTCGGGATTGGTGCCGGGGCCCTGTTCAAAACGGGATCGAAAGCCA
Encoded proteins:
- a CDS encoding OsmC family protein: MITKEANIVWRGDGKSGQGEITTQSKALTSVPYGFRSRFEQGPGTNPEELIAAAHAGCFSMALAFKLAEAGFQARELKTKAVIAMDKEGSGFTIKESRLTLEASIPEITEQKFKELAADAKANCPVSKLLNAKITLDAQLTK